One genomic region from Thermoplasmatales archaeon encodes:
- a CDS encoding AbrB/MazE/SpoVT family DNA-binding domain-containing protein, whose product MPDKLIAVTRTSSKGSSLRITLPKEVAEKLNVSESEHIGFYEVKGEILVRKIE is encoded by the coding sequence ATGCCGGACAAACTAATTGCTGTAACAAGAACTTCTTCCAAAGGTTCTTCACTGAGAATAACCCTTCCAAAAGAGGTTGCGGAGAAATTGAATGTGTCAGAATCTGAACATATTGGATTTTATGAAGTTAAGGGCGAAATCCTGGTTAGAAAGATTGAATGA
- a CDS encoding glycosyltransferase: protein MKERNEIRLFTILFVFDIAFIFVGIGASIAGSYAPGTTVVDDVFSTVFWMANLFFGLQSLTYILNFRRSKLSYPETKDNAIIRAQRKRVALLVPMYNEDPAMVRNNLIAIVNASKESANVYVLDDSTDESAKQNEELCKRLNIPHIHRIDRHGYKAGALNNVIPGLKEDYVAVMDIDQMPSPDFLKEPVELLDRDPKLAFVQVPQLYTNLDTGLLANIANGQQFIFYDILLEGKSVANTAFSCGTNVIYRKAALASVGYFDEGNIVEDIATSVLMLSKGWKTLYYNKRLVFGRAPVTMSGYINQQYRWASGSLALIPRIIRGILFNKSFNIQAKIDWFSSALWYLYGWFYLIFLLAPFLAVIGVRILTVNIYVYVLAWLPYSIINLGTFVITHLDKKAPLRTVFFNMSSNVILFPLSIMATIGVVFHKKRAFVTARTGGRLPWWRFWPQFTLMFMLIFSIAFLLRSGTWYGYITAFWAAFQLSLLMPIFWLNRTAKSSLLDAPAFIRTA, encoded by the coding sequence ATGAAGGAACGCAACGAGATACGTCTCTTTACTATCTTGTTTGTTTTTGATATAGCGTTCATCTTCGTCGGTATAGGTGCGTCAATAGCCGGTTCCTATGCCCCTGGGACTACCGTGGTCGATGACGTTTTCTCGACAGTATTCTGGATGGCGAACCTATTTTTCGGCCTCCAGAGCCTCACTTACATCCTGAATTTCAGGAGGAGCAAACTCTCCTATCCGGAGACAAAGGACAATGCGATAATAAGGGCGCAGAGAAAACGTGTGGCTCTCCTTGTGCCTATGTACAACGAGGATCCTGCGATGGTGCGCAATAATCTAATAGCCATTGTGAACGCGTCTAAGGAGTCCGCCAACGTTTATGTTCTAGACGATTCCACGGATGAGAGCGCTAAGCAGAACGAGGAACTGTGTAAACGCCTTAATATACCGCATATCCATCGGATAGACAGACATGGATACAAAGCTGGAGCTCTGAACAATGTCATCCCCGGCCTGAAGGAGGATTATGTAGCTGTCATGGACATAGACCAGATGCCCTCACCAGATTTCCTGAAGGAACCCGTGGAACTCCTTGACCGTGATCCAAAGCTGGCATTTGTGCAGGTGCCCCAGCTGTACACTAATCTCGATACCGGCCTGCTTGCGAACATAGCAAACGGGCAGCAGTTCATATTTTACGATATACTTCTCGAGGGTAAGAGCGTTGCCAATACTGCCTTTTCATGCGGCACAAATGTCATTTACCGAAAGGCTGCTCTGGCGAGCGTGGGATACTTCGACGAAGGGAACATCGTTGAGGATATAGCCACTTCGGTTCTTATGCTCTCGAAGGGGTGGAAGACCCTTTACTACAATAAGAGACTCGTTTTTGGTCGTGCGCCGGTGACCATGTCCGGGTACATAAATCAGCAGTACAGGTGGGCGAGTGGCTCCCTTGCCCTCATACCAAGGATCATCAGGGGAATACTATTCAATAAAAGCTTCAATATACAGGCAAAGATAGACTGGTTTTCCAGTGCACTCTGGTACCTTTATGGCTGGTTCTACCTGATCTTCCTTCTCGCGCCATTCCTTGCCGTCATAGGTGTCCGGATCCTTACCGTAAATATCTATGTATACGTTCTGGCATGGCTCCCCTATTCGATCATAAACCTCGGAACGTTCGTTATCACACATCTTGACAAGAAGGCACCCCTTCGCACAGTCTTCTTCAACATGTCATCAAATGTCATACTCTTTCCGCTGAGCATCATGGCCACCATAGGTGTAGTGTTCCACAAGAAGAGGGCTTTCGTCACTGCACGCACTGGTGGAAGGCTGCCATGGTGGAGGTTCTGGCCGCAGTTCACCTTGATGTTCATGCTCATATTCTCCATCGCCTTCCTACTTAGGTCGGGAACATGGTATGGCTATATTACGGCATTCTGGGCTGCATTCCAGTTATCCCTACTCATGCCGATCTTCTGGCTCAACAGAACTGCAAAATCCTCTCTTCTTGACGCACCCGCCTTTATTCGCACAGCATGA